In the genome of Helicobacteraceae bacterium, one region contains:
- the tmk gene encoding dTMP kinase, producing MYVAIEGIDCAGKTTQIEELKKIYKEAVFTCEPGGTEVGEKIRQIALKDRLSALGRAFLFLADRAEHAEHILSPNIDKLIISDRSLISGVAYAWDDLPTETAKTLNLLATKQIAPNLAILLELDEQTLQTRLARQRPDEIEKQGAKTLLAIQERFKDAAQLLGVTLVPINAVLPIEKIAENIKELIDDYGA from the coding sequence ATGTATGTAGCGATCGAAGGTATCGATTGCGCGGGTAAAACCACGCAGATCGAAGAGCTAAAAAAGATATATAAAGAGGCGGTATTCACATGCGAACCCGGCGGCACGGAGGTTGGCGAAAAGATCAGGCAGATCGCCTTAAAAGATAGGTTGAGCGCTCTTGGCAGAGCCTTTTTATTTCTCGCCGATCGCGCCGAACACGCGGAGCATATTCTATCTCCAAATATCGATAAGCTAATTATCTCCGATCGCAGTTTGATCTCAGGCGTCGCATACGCTTGGGACGATCTGCCTACGGAAACCGCGAAAACCTTAAATCTTTTGGCGACAAAACAGATCGCGCCTAATTTAGCGATTTTGCTTGAACTCGACGAACAGACGCTACAAACTCGTCTAGCGCGGCAAAGACCGGACGAGATCGAAAAGCAGGGAGCAAAAACATTACTAGCCATTCAAGAGCGCTTCAAAGACGCCGCGCAATTGCTAGGCGTTACTCTTGTGCCGATCAACGCGGTATTGCCGATTGAGAAGATCGCGGAAAACATCAAGGAGTTAATTGATGATTACGGCGCTTAG
- a CDS encoding peptidyl-prolyl cis-trans isomerase, which yields MRFLSLFVCFALGACAQTVNAISAIAEGEPITLYEIDEFAKTKKISKAEALEYLIDSRLREAKIKELGISADEEEIDARIDLIAKRNNLDAQTLKEVLIRRGADFDGYRDEIKETIINEKIAAQVIGGSLIPVSQEEIERYYNANREKFSQPSEIVVIQYASKDERALRAAAQNPMAADPAVTTARQTLKSSELNPRLLSVLIQTPIGRFTPIFPAADRMVTLMVREKRGSVPMPLESVKDEIGDALRADYEARSIDDYFAKARAKAHISIIREPK from the coding sequence GTGCGCTTTTTATCGCTTTTTGTATGTTTCGCGCTTGGCGCGTGCGCCCAAACGGTCAACGCGATTTCCGCGATCGCCGAAGGCGAGCCCATCACGCTTTACGAGATTGACGAGTTTGCCAAAACAAAGAAAATATCGAAAGCCGAAGCGCTTGAGTATCTGATCGATTCGCGTTTGCGCGAGGCGAAAATTAAAGAGCTTGGAATAAGCGCGGACGAGGAGGAGATCGACGCTAGAATCGATCTTATAGCCAAGCGCAATAATCTTGACGCGCAGACGCTAAAAGAGGTTTTGATCCGTCGCGGCGCGGATTTTGACGGCTACCGCGACGAGATAAAGGAGACGATTATAAACGAGAAAATAGCCGCGCAGGTTATAGGCGGCTCGCTAATACCCGTTTCGCAAGAGGAGATCGAGCGCTACTACAACGCAAATCGAGAAAAATTCTCGCAACCTAGCGAAATCGTCGTTATACAATACGCCTCTAAAGACGAGCGCGCGCTTCGCGCCGCCGCGCAAAACCCAATGGCTGCCGATCCGGCGGTAACGACGGCGCGGCAGACGCTGAAATCAAGCGAGCTTAATCCTAGATTGCTTTCCGTGTTAATTCAAACGCCGATCGGTCGTTTTACGCCAATTTTTCCCGCCGCCGATCGTATGGTTACGCTTATGGTTAGAGAAAAGCGAGGAAGCGTTCCAATGCCGCTAGAGAGCGTCAAAGACGAGATTGGCGACGCGCTTCGCGCCGACTACGAAGCGCGATCGATCGACGATTACTTCGCCAAAGCCAGAGCCAAAGCGCATATTTCTATTATCCGCGAGCCAAAATAG
- a CDS encoding EAL domain-containing protein, giving the protein MSDNGFDLTLLGMKILFVEDDHGVLDSIAKILGRYVSELYVATNGKEGLHIYSLYKPDIVVTDIKMPIMDGLKMAREIRNLNPDAPIIIVSAFNESEYVAGAVDLGVCQYLFKPLELERLLDALRKCARDILLRRKIEEKTAELNANLKILAGYKKAIDIGAIVSKSDANNRIIDVNDAFCAAFGYKREELLGKSYKEIGGALHNAKIAKSIKKAIEDKTVFKGVVQNKNKNGDLIYFNLTIAPIVDVSGNALEYIDLRQDITSIVMRRYIDDLTGLPNRNALERDLPDAPRPGLFLLDLDDFNEINDVYGSRIGDLALIEIANTLRDHLAALSAKTRLYRISADEYCVLAYDQSECGGVRIFAESLLNRLENVVFNLDGFEILINAKVGYSISKADAFSKADMALRVAKRKHRSSVCAEDMTDIRREFSQNLEWIAKLKSAIAEDRVIPFFQPVVDLRTGAIVQYECLMRIIENDSVIEPPTFLAIARRTRQYRRLSQIVIEKSCEYFSDKSQDFSFNVSIDDMCGFEFKKRLKATIEKNGVARRLVIELSQKERLDDYPEAMEFINEFRALGCKFTLDDYGAGYASAKNLIAFKPDFIKLDSSISGRIDAERESLIYCETIAEFAEKLGVRTIAKHAHSEIIGKLANRVGIGYAQGFFYSKPTKKIGSE; this is encoded by the coding sequence ATGAGCGACAATGGATTTGATTTAACGCTTTTAGGAATGAAAATCTTGTTTGTGGAAGACGATCACGGCGTGCTTGACTCGATCGCCAAAATCCTTGGACGTTACGTGAGCGAGCTTTACGTGGCGACAAACGGCAAAGAAGGTCTGCATATCTATTCGCTCTATAAACCGGACATAGTGGTAACCGACATCAAAATGCCCATAATGGACGGACTTAAAATGGCGCGGGAGATTCGCAACTTAAACCCCGACGCGCCCATTATTATCGTTTCGGCGTTTAACGAATCGGAGTATGTGGCAGGCGCGGTCGATCTGGGCGTTTGCCAATATCTTTTCAAGCCGCTGGAGCTTGAACGGCTGCTTGACGCGCTAAGAAAATGCGCGCGCGACATTTTGTTGAGGCGCAAAATAGAGGAAAAAACGGCGGAGTTGAACGCCAATCTTAAAATTTTGGCGGGCTACAAAAAGGCAATCGACATCGGCGCAATCGTGTCGAAATCAGACGCGAACAATAGAATCATAGACGTAAACGACGCCTTTTGCGCCGCGTTTGGCTATAAGCGCGAAGAGCTGCTCGGCAAAAGCTACAAAGAGATTGGAGGCGCGCTACACAACGCGAAAATCGCTAAATCGATCAAAAAGGCAATCGAGGATAAAACGGTTTTCAAAGGCGTAGTTCAAAACAAAAACAAGAACGGCGATCTAATCTACTTCAACTTGACAATCGCGCCTATAGTTGACGTGAGCGGCAACGCGCTGGAGTATATCGACTTGCGTCAAGATATTACGTCGATCGTTATGCGGCGCTATATCGACGATCTAACCGGATTGCCAAACAGAAACGCCTTAGAGCGCGATCTGCCGGACGCTCCGCGACCCGGGCTGTTTCTTTTGGATCTAGACGACTTCAACGAAATTAACGACGTTTACGGATCGAGGATCGGCGATCTGGCTTTGATCGAGATAGCTAACACGCTGCGCGATCACCTCGCCGCCTTAAGCGCCAAGACGAGGCTATATAGAATTTCGGCGGACGAATACTGCGTGTTAGCTTACGATCAAAGCGAGTGCGGCGGCGTAAGAATTTTCGCCGAGTCGCTTTTGAACCGCCTAGAGAACGTCGTTTTTAATCTCGACGGGTTTGAGATTCTTATAAACGCGAAGGTGGGCTACTCCATATCGAAAGCCGACGCGTTCTCCAAAGCGGATATGGCGCTTAGAGTAGCCAAACGCAAGCACAGAAGCTCGGTTTGCGCCGAGGACATGACGGATATTAGGCGCGAATTCTCGCAAAATCTGGAGTGGATCGCCAAGCTAAAAAGCGCGATCGCGGAAGATCGCGTCATACCGTTTTTTCAGCCCGTCGTCGATTTGAGAACGGGCGCGATCGTTCAATACGAATGCTTGATGCGAATTATAGAAAACGATTCGGTTATAGAGCCGCCGACGTTTTTGGCGATCGCTAGAAGAACTAGACAGTATCGCAGATTATCGCAAATCGTTATCGAAAAATCGTGCGAATACTTTTCGGACAAATCGCAGGATTTCAGTTTTAACGTCAGCATAGACGATATGTGCGGTTTTGAATTTAAAAAGCGCCTAAAAGCGACAATCGAGAAAAACGGCGTGGCGCGACGGCTCGTGATAGAGTTGTCCCAAAAAGAGCGGCTTGACGATTACCCCGAAGCTATGGAGTTTATAAACGAGTTCAGGGCGTTAGGGTGCAAATTTACGCTTGACGATTACGGCGCCGGTTACGCGAGCGCGAAAAACCTTATCGCCTTCAAGCCTGATTTTATCAAACTCGACAGTTCAATCTCCGGACGCATCGACGCGGAACGCGAAAGTTTGATCTATTGCGAAACGATCGCCGAATTTGCGGAGAAGCTCGGCGTCAGAACGATAGCCAAGCACGCGCACAGCGAAATAATTGGAAAATTGGCGAACAGAGTGGGAATAGGCTACGCGCAAGGGTTTTTCTACTCCAAACCGACAAAGAAGATCGGTTCCGAGTGA
- the queA gene encoding tRNA preQ1(34) S-adenosylmethionine ribosyltransferase-isomerase QueA — protein sequence MSFLLADYDYDLPEHMIAQTPIEPRSNAKLLVYDRKGDRVAHTIAANLCDFISPNHAVIFNNSRVFKARLLGKKQSGGKIEALITKGSQEGVWALIKGKVSAATRLIFDGDLSAEVLRAQSNGDRLLRFYEANEAIGFSRLIEIIEQIGKTPLPPYIKRAANDRDATRYQSCFAKVLGSVAAPTASLHFDPPLLERVRSRHRWAEITLHIGLGTFKGVETDDIRNHVMHRECYAITPAAREIIDSDAPILAIGTTAARTIEYYVRTRKIGGECDLFLYPDNPPRRTNALLTNFHLPKSTLFMLVCSLIGVGKAKELYAIAIKNDYRFYSYGDAMLIL from the coding sequence CTGAGCTTTCTGTTAGCCGATTACGACTACGATTTGCCCGAACATATGATCGCGCAAACGCCGATCGAGCCGCGTTCAAACGCGAAACTGCTAGTTTATGATCGCAAAGGCGATCGCGTCGCTCATACTATCGCGGCGAATCTATGCGATTTTATTTCGCCAAACCACGCGGTTATCTTTAATAACAGTCGAGTGTTTAAGGCTAGGCTTTTGGGTAAAAAACAAAGCGGAGGCAAGATCGAGGCGTTAATAACAAAGGGTAGCCAAGAGGGGGTATGGGCGCTAATCAAAGGCAAAGTAAGCGCCGCGACGCGGTTAATTTTTGACGGCGATTTGAGCGCCGAAGTTTTACGCGCGCAGAGCAACGGGGATCGACTTTTGAGATTTTACGAGGCGAACGAGGCGATAGGCTTTTCAAGACTTATAGAGATAATCGAGCAGATCGGCAAAACTCCCCTGCCGCCATATATCAAACGCGCCGCTAACGATCGCGACGCGACGAGGTATCAGAGTTGTTTCGCGAAAGTTTTAGGCAGCGTCGCCGCGCCCACCGCCTCTTTGCATTTCGATCCGCCTCTTTTAGAGCGCGTCAGATCGCGGCACAGGTGGGCTGAAATTACGCTCCACATAGGGCTTGGCACTTTCAAAGGCGTTGAAACGGACGATATACGCAATCACGTAATGCACCGCGAATGTTACGCGATTACTCCCGCCGCGCGAGAGATAATCGATTCCGACGCGCCAATTCTCGCGATCGGCACAACCGCCGCGCGGACGATCGAGTATTATGTAAGAACTAGGAAAATCGGCGGCGAATGCGATCTGTTTTTATATCCCGATAATCCTCCGCGCCGAACTAACGCGCTACTAACCAACTTCCATCTGCCTAAATCGACGCTATTTATGCTTGTCTGTTCGCTTATCGGCGTTGGAAAAGCAAAAGAGTTATACGCAATCGCAATCAAAAACGACTATCGCTTCTATAGCTACGGCGACGCTATGCTAATTTTATGA
- the hisS gene encoding histidine--tRNA ligase has translation MITALRGMKDIIDDAPKHERVLNTAIAIAKRHGFNPIDTPILEETSLFRRSVGESSDIVGKEMYEFIDKGGANVSLRPEGTAGVVRAFIEKKLDRIGGVNRFFYRGPMFRYERPQRGRLRLFHQFGVESFGEKSVYEDAAIILLARDIFDALGVKYSLEINSLGCERCMPSYREELSAFLSERQNDLCEDCKRRKDTNPIRALDCKSETCQKIYLDAPLIADFLCGECKGDFNALQDILTRNEVLFSHNKKLVRGLDYYNKTAFEFISAEIGSQNAIAGGGRYDTLVERLGGKPTCAVGFALGIQRIYDLLSEPQKEREGVYIGAIANEAIGDIFSYALTLRKKVKTFVEYEPKKLAAHLKNADRLNAKICAVIGEEERSNGAIWIKNLADGAESKPNLDRWLQSDPR, from the coding sequence ATGATTACGGCGCTTAGAGGTATGAAAGATATTATTGACGACGCGCCAAAACACGAGCGCGTATTAAATACCGCGATCGCGATCGCAAAACGACACGGGTTTAATCCGATCGACACGCCGATTTTAGAGGAAACGTCGCTTTTTCGCCGATCGGTGGGCGAGAGTTCGGATATTGTCGGCAAAGAGATGTATGAGTTTATCGATAAGGGCGGCGCGAATGTCTCTTTGCGTCCGGAGGGGACGGCGGGGGTCGTTCGGGCGTTTATTGAAAAAAAACTAGATCGCATAGGCGGCGTTAATAGATTTTTTTATCGCGGACCTATGTTTCGCTATGAAAGACCGCAAAGGGGCAGATTAAGACTGTTTCATCAGTTCGGGGTCGAAAGTTTTGGCGAAAAAAGCGTCTATGAGGACGCGGCTATTATCCTGCTTGCCCGCGATATTTTTGACGCTCTCGGCGTTAAATATAGTTTGGAGATTAACTCGCTTGGCTGCGAGCGCTGCATGCCCTCTTATCGGGAGGAATTAAGCGCGTTTTTAAGCGAGCGTCAAAACGATCTGTGCGAGGATTGCAAAAGGCGCAAAGACACAAATCCGATCAGAGCGCTAGATTGCAAAAGCGAAACCTGTCAAAAGATATATCTTGACGCGCCTTTGATCGCCGATTTTTTATGCGGCGAATGCAAAGGCGATTTCAACGCTTTGCAAGATATTTTGACGCGAAACGAGGTTTTGTTTTCGCATAATAAAAAACTTGTGCGCGGACTTGACTACTACAATAAAACGGCGTTTGAGTTTATCAGCGCCGAGATCGGATCGCAAAACGCGATCGCGGGCGGCGGCAGATACGATACGCTCGTCGAACGATTGGGCGGCAAACCGACCTGCGCCGTCGGTTTCGCGCTTGGCATTCAGAGAATATACGATCTGCTTAGCGAGCCGCAAAAGGAGCGCGAGGGCGTTTATATCGGCGCGATCGCTAACGAGGCGATCGGCGATATTTTCTCCTATGCGCTTACATTGCGCAAAAAGGTCAAAACCTTTGTCGAATACGAACCAAAAAAGTTAGCGGCGCACCTTAAAAACGCCGATCGCCTGAACGCGAAAATATGCGCGGTAATTGGCGAGGAGGAGCGCTCAAACGGCGCGAT
- the tatC gene encoding twin-arginine translocase subunit TatC — protein MLEDLKPHIAELRNRLIKIIAALLVGFFICFYFWEPILAWISQPLKEALNENGEVIAYRMGEQFFTAVLVSFFAALLFCLPIVFYQIWAFVAPGLYDNEKRFAAPFVICATVMFLLGAAFAYYIVFPYGFHYLVNFGESIVVSKISIGEYLGFFLRLIFGFGLSFELPVVCFFLAKIGLIDDASLRGFFRYAIIIIFIIAAILTPPDVLTQFLMAVPMILLYAVSIFIVRAVNPAPKKEQN, from the coding sequence ATGCTTGAGGACCTAAAGCCTCATATAGCGGAGTTGCGAAACCGCCTTATTAAGATAATCGCCGCGCTTTTAGTCGGTTTTTTTATATGCTTTTATTTTTGGGAGCCCATACTAGCGTGGATCAGCCAGCCGTTAAAAGAGGCGCTTAACGAAAACGGCGAAGTGATCGCCTATCGAATGGGCGAACAATTTTTTACGGCGGTTCTCGTAAGTTTTTTCGCGGCGCTTCTGTTCTGTCTGCCGATCGTGTTTTATCAGATTTGGGCGTTTGTCGCGCCCGGACTTTACGACAACGAAAAACGTTTTGCCGCTCCGTTTGTGATCTGCGCCACGGTTATGTTTCTTCTTGGAGCGGCTTTTGCCTACTATATCGTTTTTCCTTACGGTTTTCACTATCTTGTCAATTTTGGCGAAAGCATTGTCGTTTCCAAAATCAGCATAGGCGAATATCTTGGCTTTTTTCTTAGGCTTATCTTTGGTTTTGGGCTTTCTTTTGAGCTTCCCGTCGTCTGCTTTTTCTTAGCCAAAATCGGACTTATAGACGACGCGTCTTTAAGAGGGTTTTTTCGTTACGCGATCATAATCATCTTTATTATCGCCGCCATCTTAACTCCGCCGGACGTATTAACGCAATTTTTGATGGCGGTTCCTATGATTTTGTTATATGCGGTTTCGATTTTTATCGTAAGAGCGGTTAATCCCGCGCCTAAAAAAGAGCAAAACTGA
- a CDS encoding radical SAM protein, whose product MKNVHGDQISIADIVSDPFSFTYDEISARVGENDAKSLYSRLYKNASAIKARSIWIKNAIKDARTKKYVFELFDSRYIESVCIQRRTGVSACVSVQVGCPVRCIFCESGKNGLIRNLSAGEIVQQIICLKERVNRIVFMGIGEPLFNYDALIKAIHILRDRNGLDFPTDGISISTAGAIKQLKKIREEHIKIQLILSLHATTQKVRDYLMPGMRNEDINETVKAALSYSKRHNRKLVVAYLLLRGINDNASDIKRLSEWFSGENAMINLLEYNQTSGAIAPIDKKRLLRFKDSLQNSGLEATVRDSRGKRINAACGQLASTIHSQENFKQSG is encoded by the coding sequence ATGAAAAACGTTCATGGCGATCAAATCTCGATCGCGGATATTGTTAGCGATCCCTTTAGTTTTACCTACGACGAAATTAGCGCGCGCGTCGGCGAAAACGACGCCAAATCGCTATATTCGCGTCTATACAAAAACGCCTCCGCTATAAAAGCCCGCTCTATATGGATAAAGAATGCGATCAAAGACGCGCGGACAAAGAAATACGTCTTTGAGCTTTTTGATAGTAGGTATATTGAAAGCGTCTGCATTCAACGCAGAACGGGCGTTAGCGCGTGCGTAAGCGTTCAAGTTGGCTGCCCCGTAAGATGTATATTTTGCGAATCGGGCAAAAACGGCTTAATAAGAAACCTGAGCGCGGGCGAGATCGTTCAGCAGATTATCTGCTTAAAAGAGCGCGTAAATAGAATCGTATTTATGGGCATAGGCGAGCCGCTATTTAACTACGACGCGCTGATAAAAGCAATTCATATTTTAAGGGATAGAAACGGGCTTGATTTCCCCACCGACGGTATTAGTATTTCAACGGCGGGGGCGATAAAACAGTTAAAGAAAATACGAGAGGAACACATAAAAATTCAGTTGATACTATCTTTGCACGCCACGACGCAAAAGGTTAGGGATTATCTTATGCCAGGCATGCGCAACGAGGATATAAACGAGACGGTTAAAGCCGCTCTGTCGTATTCAAAACGGCATAATAGGAAGCTGGTTGTAGCTTATCTGCTATTGCGCGGGATAAACGATAACGCTTCGGACATAAAGAGATTGTCCGAATGGTTTAGCGGCGAAAACGCGATGATCAATTTATTAGAGTATAACCAAACGAGCGGCGCTATAGCGCCTATTGATAAGAAGCGGCTTTTGCGTTTCAAGGATAGTTTGCAAAACAGCGGTTTGGAGGCGACCGTAAGAGATTCGCGCGGCAAACGCATAAACGCCGCTTGCGGTCAGCTCGCAAGCACAATTCATAGCCAAGAAAACTTTAAGCAATCTGGTTAA
- the tatB gene encoding Sec-independent protein translocase protein TatB has product MFGMGLGELLLVAVVAIIFLGPEKLPSAMVKTAKFFRALKKHLSEAKTAFDQEINLSELKSEALEYKEKLTSEVSNAIDKPKIDETSREVRDLFGDLTTNVKKTENEIKNA; this is encoded by the coding sequence ATGTTTGGAATGGGGCTTGGCGAGCTTTTGCTCGTCGCCGTCGTAGCGATAATTTTTTTAGGACCCGAAAAATTGCCGAGCGCTATGGTTAAAACGGCTAAGTTTTTTCGCGCGCTTAAAAAACATTTGAGCGAAGCCAAAACAGCCTTCGATCAGGAGATAAATCTTAGCGAGCTTAAATCGGAAGCGCTGGAATATAAAGAAAAACTAACAAGCGAAGTTTCTAACGCGATCGATAAACCAAAAATAGACGAAACCTCCCGCGAGGTGCGCGATCTATTCGGCGATCTAACGACGAACGTCAAAAAAACCGAAAACGAGATAAAAAATGCTTGA
- the coaD gene encoding pantetheine-phosphate adenylyltransferase, with the protein MEKRAIYPGSFDPITNGHLDIVRRASSLFDEVIVAVSKSADKKPTFSLDDRVSMVKLALADIKNARVLPFETLLVRFAKEQNVRVLVRGLRAVSDFEYELQMGYANESLDPNIETIYLMPTLKYAFISASAVRSILRHEGRIDHLVPPSVAEFMQKASKICM; encoded by the coding sequence TTGGAAAAACGCGCTATCTACCCCGGGTCGTTTGATCCTATCACTAACGGGCATTTGGATATTGTCCGCCGCGCCTCGTCGCTGTTTGACGAAGTGATTGTCGCGGTGTCAAAAAGCGCGGATAAAAAACCGACTTTTTCGCTAGACGATCGCGTCTCTATGGTCAAATTAGCGCTCGCCGATATAAAAAACGCGCGGGTTTTGCCCTTTGAGACGCTTCTCGTGCGTTTCGCGAAAGAGCAGAACGTCCGCGTGCTGGTGCGCGGGCTTCGCGCCGTAAGCGATTTTGAATACGAGCTACAGATGGGTTACGCTAACGAAAGCCTTGATCCCAATATCGAGACGATCTATCTTATGCCGACGCTTAAATACGCCTTTATCAGCGCGTCGGCGGTGCGATCGATCCTGCGCCACGAGGGGCGAATCGATCATCTTGTGCCTCCTAGCGTAGCGGAGTTTATGCAAAAAGCGAGCAAAATATGTATGTAG
- the tsaD gene encoding tRNA (adenosine(37)-N6)-threonylcarbamoyltransferase complex transferase subunit TsaD — protein MILAIESSCDDSAIALIDRQNLNVVFEGKTSQNDAHKPFGGVVPELAARLHAENLPKLLEGAKPHFPQVEALAVTNEPGLTVALAEGVIMAQALSLALNKPILPINHIKGHIYSLFIGKADDFPLSAVMVSGGHTLIIEAEDFARVSQAAISLDDAFGEAFDKVAKALSLTYPNGAALEIAARSGDENRFDFPLPLKNDPRLAFSFSGLKNSVRLAIESQKAIDGQTKADIAASFQKAAIAHLLDKTRRYMQKARPKKMGLIGGASANAALRDRFGALCGEFDCEPLFAPIEYCGDNAAMIARAAIDAYDRGLFCDPSEIKIRSRVLLSYAN, from the coding sequence GTGATTTTAGCGATCGAGTCAAGCTGCGACGACAGCGCGATCGCGTTAATAGACAGGCAAAACCTCAACGTCGTTTTTGAAGGCAAAACGTCGCAAAACGACGCGCATAAGCCATTTGGCGGCGTTGTTCCCGAACTCGCCGCAAGGCTTCACGCGGAAAATCTGCCCAAGCTCTTGGAGGGCGCAAAGCCTCATTTCCCTCAGGTCGAGGCGCTCGCGGTTACAAACGAACCCGGATTAACCGTCGCGCTCGCCGAAGGCGTTATAATGGCTCAAGCGCTCTCTCTGGCGTTAAACAAGCCGATTTTGCCAATCAACCATATCAAAGGGCATATATATTCGCTTTTTATAGGTAAAGCCGACGATTTTCCTCTAAGCGCGGTTATGGTCAGCGGCGGGCATACGCTTATAATCGAAGCCGAAGATTTTGCTCGCGTAAGTCAGGCGGCGATCAGCCTTGACGACGCGTTTGGCGAGGCTTTTGACAAAGTGGCGAAAGCGCTGAGTTTAACCTATCCAAACGGCGCGGCGTTAGAGATCGCGGCGCGAAGCGGCGACGAGAATCGCTTTGATTTTCCGCTGCCGCTTAAAAACGATCCGCGTTTGGCGTTTAGTTTTTCAGGGCTTAAAAACAGCGTAAGGTTAGCGATCGAGTCGCAAAAAGCGATCGACGGGCAAACAAAAGCCGATATAGCCGCCTCGTTTCAAAAAGCGGCTATCGCGCATCTTTTAGACAAAACGCGCCGCTATATGCAAAAAGCGCGTCCAAAAAAAATGGGGTTAATCGGCGGGGCGAGCGCCAATGCCGCGCTACGCGATCGTTTTGGCGCGCTATGCGGCGAATTTGATTGCGAGCCGCTGTTCGCGCCGATCGAGTATTGCGGCGATAACGCGGCGATGATAGCCAGAGCCGCTATCGACGCGTATGATCGCGGACTGTTTTGCGATCCGTCGGAGATTAAGATTCGATCGCGCGTTTTACTTAGCTACGCGAATTAA
- a CDS encoding 3-isopropylmalate dehydratase large subunit, which yields MGLTITEKIFSDHNGETARAGEIVRVKVDMTISNDITMPLSIRAFERAGAKRLADSNRFALCMDHFIPAQNINAANQARISRDFALKHDLPYFFDEKDMGIEHALLPEKGLISPGDIIIGSDSHTCTHGALGAFATGMGSTDLAYAMATGTNWFKVPASIKVELRGKPAKHIYGKDLILETIATLGISGGTYKALEFVGDALEHLGMDDRFSLCNMAVEAGAKNGIIACDRVAEAFLSDKKLARKPKIFASDADASYERTITIDADKMEPIVAFPFLPDNKRVISEAARIGVKIDQAFIGSCTNGRISDLRIAASILKGRKVAKRARLIITPATQKIALQAQKEGLYEIFAEAGALVSNPTCGACFGGYMGILGDKERCISSNNRNFVGRMGANTSEIYLANPAVVAASAIAGEITDPRSFS from the coding sequence ATGGGGCTGACGATTACCGAAAAAATATTTTCCGATCACAACGGCGAAACGGCGCGGGCGGGCGAAATTGTCCGCGTTAAAGTAGATATGACAATCTCCAACGATATTACCATGCCGCTTAGTATTCGCGCGTTCGAGCGAGCCGGCGCGAAACGTCTCGCCGACTCGAATAGATTCGCGCTGTGTATGGATCACTTTATTCCCGCGCAAAATATCAACGCCGCCAACCAAGCGCGAATCAGCCGCGATTTTGCGCTAAAGCATGACCTGCCCTATTTTTTCGACGAAAAAGATATGGGAATAGAACACGCGCTCCTGCCGGAAAAGGGGCTGATTTCGCCGGGCGATATTATTATCGGCTCGGACAGCCACACCTGCACGCACGGCGCTTTGGGCGCGTTTGCCACAGGCATGGGATCGACCGATCTCGCCTACGCGATGGCGACGGGGACAAACTGGTTCAAAGTCCCCGCCTCGATCAAAGTAGAGTTGCGCGGCAAACCCGCAAAACATATCTACGGCAAAGACCTTATTCTTGAAACAATCGCTACGCTGGGCATTAGCGGCGGCACGTATAAAGCGCTGGAGTTCGTCGGCGACGCGTTAGAACATCTGGGTATGGACGATCGCTTCAGCCTCTGCAATATGGCGGTCGAAGCGGGCGCCAAAAACGGGATTATCGCCTGCGATCGCGTCGCCGAAGCGTTCTTGAGCGACAAAAAACTCGCTAGAAAACCCAAGATTTTCGCTTCGGACGCGGACGCTTCTTACGAACGGACGATTACGATCGACGCGGATAAAATGGAGCCTATCGTCGCCTTTCCGTTTCTGCCCGACAATAAGCGCGTCATTAGCGAAGCGGCTAGAATAGGCGTTAAAATCGATCAAGCGTTTATCGGCAGTTGCACAAACGGGCGCATAAGCGATCTAAGAATCGCCGCGAGTATCCTTAAGGGACGCAAAGTAGCCAAACGCGCGCGGCTTATCATCACGCCCGCCACGCAAAAGATCGCCCTGCAGGCGCAAAAAGAGGGGCTTTACGAGATATTCGCCGAAGCGGGCGCGCTGGTTAGCAATCCCACCTGCGGCGCGTGTTTTGGCGGCTACATGGGCATTTTGGGCGATAAAGAGCGGTGTATTAGCTCCAACAACCGAAACTTTGTGGGCAGAATGGGCGCTAATACGAGCGAAATCTATCTGGCTAATCCCGCGGTCGTAGCGGCAAGCGCGATCGCGGGCGAAATAACCGATCCAAGGAGTTTTTCATGA